AACATCCACAAAGAACTCACTGGGATTGCCCATGGCCATGTGGAAGCTTTGGCGGCTGGCTGTCAGTTCTGGGGGCACAGAGCCCAGGTCTCTGACTGGAGGGGCCCCTGGAGGCTGCACTGCTGGagggactgggggtgggggtgggggcatcaTGACCACCATCATGGGGTTGTAGGGGAGGGCCATGCCAGGGGGTGGTCCATAGGGATGGAGCCCCGGGTGGGCTCGGAGATTAGGGGCACCCCCAGTTGAGCCTCTGGAGGGAGGAGGACCCCCATCGCCAGTCCCACTTGGTTCCCCACCCCGCCGAAGGCTGCCCCCTCGGCTGGAAGGCTCGGACTCACTGCCACTGCCGGACTTGGACTCGGGGGCCCGCTCCTCAGGCCTCCCCGTGCGCCCTGCCCCCCCATCACTTCGTGTCGACCCACTGCTCCGGCTGCctgtggagggaggggaggggcaacTGAGTCCTCACCCAGGCTCCTCCCTGGCTCCCCTCTGATCCGCCCTCAGACCTGGCGTTTATCGGGTGTCTGGGGGTGACTTACCCTCACTGTGCTGGCTGCTGGCACTGCCCCCACCATAGGTATAAGACGAAAGCTCATGGTAGGGTGGGGGCTGCGGGCTGTAGGGGTGTGGGGCTGGGTACTGGTAGGAGAAAGTGGGCAGCAGGGGCCAGGGCGTGGCCCCAGGCAGAGGGGCCAGGGTGTCCTGGTCTGAAGCCCCACTGGAGCCGTCGTTGTCATTGAGAGACAGGTTAACTAGGTCTGGAAAGCAAGAGAAGAGAGTACGAAATCACTGCTTCGAAGAGGCTAGGGCCCTAAGACACTGAATGAGAGGACCTGCGAACAGTTCTCCCAGACCCACCCAGGATGGGGCTCAAAACGGGTTCACAAGGGCCTCTGACAGGAAACTCCCAACTACTTCTGCCATGAGGGCAGGGGCACAGCCAGGGCCACCACTAGCCCATGCCTCTGCGGGACTCAGAAAGAGGTGCACCTTCCCCTGGTGGACAGTCCTGCACCTGGCGTGGTTAGTCCAGCAGCACATGGGTGGACGTTGGCCCCCATCCTCGGCCAGTGCAGGACCTAGTTCGGGACACATGCTGCTCAACCATCCATGGTGGCCCTGGCTGCAGTTTCTGGGCTAGGTCTAGGGTTGGAGAGGCAGAACAAGGCAGGCAGAGCCACACTGCCAGAGTCGGGGCAGGGGGACTCACAGCTCTCACAGCCACCACTGAGGTCTCCGAAGACATAATAGCACTGCTCAGAGAAGGTGATCTTGTTGACGGTGTGTCGGATGAGGCCGGCTTTGAGCAGCCCGCTGGCGTATTTTCGGGCCTCCCGCCGCTCTGGAAAGCCCTCCACATGATGGTAGAGCCAGTCAACCACATCCGAGCCTGGGGGCACCCACGGCAGAAAAAGGCCTCAGGTTCTCCTTCCAGCTCCTGCTCTCACCTCTGCCTGTGCTGTTCCCAGCTTCGgtcacctcctcctccccttctccagcCACCTGCCCAGGACCCAGCCATACCCAGAAAAGCATTAGGGATGGTGATCTTGAGCCACATGCGGTCCCGGACTTCCAGCCCAGACTCTGGAGCTGCCATGGCCTTCGTGACTGATGCCATGTCTGTGTGGATGGAGAGACCCCGGCCCTCACAGCCTGGCAGAGGAGACAATGGGGCATCAAGAGGCAGGGTCACTCCCACAAGGGCCATGGGTCATACCACTTCAGGGCAGCCCTCTGGCACGAGGGTGAAATGAGGTGGGCTGGCGGCTCACCATCAGGCAAAGAGGATCCTGATGTAATGGTGCTCATGGAGGAGGAGCCTGGGTAGGCTGGGAAGGTGCCAGTCAGAGCCGCAGAGTGGGACACCCAGGCAGCAGGGTCAATTGGCTGGATGGGCTCATCTAGGACAAAGATGGTACCAAAATGACCCCTTCTCAGTCCCCAAAAGCCAGCCCAGTCcctccctgactcagcctcctgttCCACCTCTGCCTGGACCCTCCTCCACCCATTCCCCATGACCAGAGGCCAGCCCCCGCCTTCTGGGCCACCCCCACCACCAACTTCAGGCCCGTCCCTGAGTGTCACTCACTTCGGGGGAGGGTGAAGTAGGCCTGAGGAGAGGGATCCCAGCACTTGGCCACAGTCAGCACAATGGGGCTATGGGGAAGAGAAGGCCAGTCAAGGGCGCAGGGGAAGAAGAGGCCTGGGGTGCGGGGGCTGAAGCAAGGATGAATTAAGA
This is a stretch of genomic DNA from Saimiri boliviensis isolate mSaiBol1 chromosome 17, mSaiBol1.pri, whole genome shotgun sequence. It encodes these proteins:
- the DVL2 gene encoding segment polarity protein dishevelled homolog DVL-2 isoform X2, whose translation is MAGSSTGGGGIGETKVIYHLDEEETPYLVKIPVPAERITLGDFKSVLQRPAGAKYFFKSMDQDFGVVKEEISDDNARLPCFNGRVVSWLVSSDNPQPEMAPPAHEPRTELAPPAPPLPPLPPERTSGIGDSRPPSFHPNVSSSHENLEPETETESVVSLRRERPRRRDSTGGHRTGGPSRLERHLAGYESSSTLMTSELESTSLGDSDEEDTMSRFSSSTEQSSASRLLKRHRRRRKQRPPRLERTSSFSSVTDSTMSLNIITVTLNMEKYNFLGISIVGQSNERGDGGIYIGSIMKGGAVAADGRIEPGDMLLQVNDMNFENMSNDDAVRVLRDIVHKPGPIVLTVAKCWDPSPQAYFTLPRNEPIQPIDPAAWVSHSAALTGTFPAYPGSSSMSTITSGSSLPDGCEGRGLSIHTDMASVTKAMAAPESGLEVRDRMWLKITIPNAFLGSDVVDWLYHHVEGFPERREARKYASGLLKAGLIRHTVNKITFSEQCYYVFGDLSGGCESYLVNLSLNDNDGSSGASDQDTLAPLPGATPWPLLPTFSYQYPAPHPYSPQPPPYHELSSYTYGGGSASSQHSEGSRSSGSTRSDGGAGRTGRPEERAPESKSGSGSESEPSSRGGSLRRGGEPSGTGDGGPPPSRGSTGGAPNLRAHPGLHPYGPPPGMALPYNPMMVVMMPPPPPPVPPAVQPPGAPPVRDLGSVPPELTASRQSFHMAMGNPSEFFVDVM
- the DVL2 gene encoding segment polarity protein dishevelled homolog DVL-2 isoform X3 codes for the protein MAGSSTGGGGIGETKVIYHLDEEETPYLVKIPVPAERITLGDFKSVLQRPAGAKYFFKSMDQDFGVVKEEISDDNARLPCFNGRVVSWLVSSDNPQPEMAPPAHEPRTELAPPAPPLPPLPPERTSGIGDSRPPSFHPNVSSSHENLEPETETESVVSLRRERPRRRDSSEHGAGGHRTGGPSRLERHLAGYESSSTLMTSELESTSLGDSDEEDTMSRFSSSTEQSSASRLLKRHRRRRKQRPPRLERTSSFSSVTDSTMSLNIITVTLNMEKYNFLGISIVGQSNERGDGGIYIGSIMKGGAVAADGRIEPGDMLLQVNDMNFENMSNDDAVRVLRDIVHKPGPIVLTVAKCWDPSPQAYFTLPRNEPIQPIDPAAWVSHSAALTGTFPAYPGSSSMSTITSGSSLPDDMASVTKAMAAPESGLEVRDRMWLKITIPNAFLGSDVVDWLYHHVEGFPERREARKYASGLLKAGLIRHTVNKITFSEQCYYVFGDLSGGCESYLVNLSLNDNDGSSGASDQDTLAPLPGATPWPLLPTFSYQYPAPHPYSPQPPPYHELSSYTYGGGSASSQHSEGSRSSGSTRSDGGAGRTGRPEERAPESKSGSGSESEPSSRGGSLRRGGEPSGTGDGGPPPSRGSTGGAPNLRAHPGLHPYGPPPGMALPYNPMMVVMMPPPPPPVPPAVQPPGAPPVRDLGSVPPELTASRQSFHMAMGNPSEFFVDVM
- the DVL2 gene encoding segment polarity protein dishevelled homolog DVL-2 isoform X1, coding for MAGSSTGGGGIGETKVIYHLDEEETPYLVKIPVPAERITLGDFKSVLQRPAGAKYFFKSMDQDFGVVKEEISDDNARLPCFNGRVVSWLVSSDNPQPEMAPPAHEPRTELAPPAPPLPPLPPERTSGIGDSRPPSFHPNVSSSHENLEPETETESVVSLRRERPRRRDSSEHGAGGHRTGGPSRLERHLAGYESSSTLMTSELESTSLGDSDEEDTMSRFSSSTEQSSASRLLKRHRRRRKQRPPRLERTSSFSSVTDSTMSLNIITVTLNMEKYNFLGISIVGQSNERGDGGIYIGSIMKGGAVAADGRIEPGDMLLQVNDMNFENMSNDDAVRVLRDIVHKPGPIVLTVAKCWDPSPQAYFTLPRNEPIQPIDPAAWVSHSAALTGTFPAYPGSSSMSTITSGSSLPDGCEGRGLSIHTDMASVTKAMAAPESGLEVRDRMWLKITIPNAFLGSDVVDWLYHHVEGFPERREARKYASGLLKAGLIRHTVNKITFSEQCYYVFGDLSGGCESYLVNLSLNDNDGSSGASDQDTLAPLPGATPWPLLPTFSYQYPAPHPYSPQPPPYHELSSYTYGGGSASSQHSEGSRSSGSTRSDGGAGRTGRPEERAPESKSGSGSESEPSSRGGSLRRGGEPSGTGDGGPPPSRGSTGGAPNLRAHPGLHPYGPPPGMALPYNPMMVVMMPPPPPPVPPAVQPPGAPPVRDLGSVPPELTASRQSFHMAMGNPSEFFVDVM